A stretch of Pomacea canaliculata isolate SZHN2017 linkage group LG6, ASM307304v1, whole genome shotgun sequence DNA encodes these proteins:
- the LOC112566380 gene encoding WAP four-disulfide core domain protein 2-like isoform X1, protein MRVVVLLAVAVTMTYAQVPGTYRIICASTDCWGYSVCRKVLNTTSGEVVPICFDPMRYPPTGNEQVCSDGQPLWVITGTGDYSQASCGRVVNKTTCPSNYRCVTSPVDVYDVCCPNSDKIGECPETQPGEVGVCADLCQSDTNCPRDLKCCPNACGAHTCQTPVHSLTCEHTECGFGYVCQMTPKGPQCFYAIRDGKCPDLSASRHRFSCSSCLSDLDCPDFQKCCPGRHCRQCVPPEPSVTCANISCPRGQRCVMKKVICAKAPCFPVPTCV, encoded by the exons ATGAGAGTAGTCGTCCTTCTGGCTGTGGCG GTGACCATGACATATGCACAGGTCCCTGGGACATACAGAATCATATGTGCATCAACA GATTGTTGGGGATACTCCGTATGTCGTAAAGTGCTGAACACAACTTCCGGCGAAGTCGTTCCCATATGTTTTG ACCCCATGCGCTATCCACCAACGGGCAACGAGCAAGTATGTAGCGACGGTCAGCCATTGTGGGTCATCACGGGCACGGGAGACTACTCTCAGGCGTCGTGCGGGCGAGTGGTCAACAAGACCACGTGTCCCAGCAACTACAGGTGTGTCACTTCACCTGTCGACGTATACGATGTGTGCTGCCCCA ATTCTGACAAGATTGGTGAGTGTCCAGAGACGCAACCTGGCGAGGTCGGAGTCTGCGCAGACTTGTGTCAGTCAGACACAAACTGTCCACGTGACCTCAAGTGCTGCCCAAACGCTTGTGGTGCTCACACCTGCCAgacacctgtacacagtctTACCTGTGAACACACT GAATGCGGTTTTGGCTATGTTTGTCAAATGACCCCGAAGGGACCACAGTGTTTCTATGCAATAC GTGACGGAAAGTGTCCGGACTTGTCCGCGTCAAGGCATCGCTTTTCTTGCTCCTCCTGTCTTTCTGATCTGGACTGCCCTGACTTCCAGAAATGTTGCCCTGGGAGACACTGTAGACAGTGCGTGCCTCCAGAACCGAGCGTGACGTGCGCAAATATT TCGTGCCCTAGGGGACAAAGGTGCGTCATGAAAAAAGTCATCTGCGCCAAAGCTCCGTGCTTCCCTGTTCCGACTTGTGTCTAG
- the LOC112566380 gene encoding uncharacterized protein LOC112566380 isoform X5, whose amino-acid sequence MRILVLLALAVTMTYAQGRMTHIVKCFRGTCTGFNVCRQVLNTTSGEVVPICLSYVNNLLIRHERGCSDGHPLWVLTGWGDYSQASCGQVFNSITCPSKYKCVTVVPSYAVCCPSFDKIGECPEPQPGNVGVCADQCQDDKQCPSDLKCCKNPCSAHTCQTPVHSVHCENTTCGVWLCLSTDPEGTGVCLCNT is encoded by the exons ATGAGAATACTCGTCCTTCTGGCGTTGGCG GTGACCATGACATATGCACAGGGCCGTATGACACACATCGTCAAATGTTTTCGAGGA ACTTGTACGGGCTTCAACGTTTGTCGTCAAGTGCTGAACACAACTTCCGGCGAAGTCGTTCCCATTTGTCTAA GCTACGTAAACAATCTACTAATACGCCACGAGCGAGGATGTAGCGACGGTCATCCATTGTGGGTTTTGACGGGCTGGGGAGACTACTCTCAGGCGTCCTGCGGGCAAGTGTTCAACTCAATCACGTGTCCCAGCAAGTACAAGTGTGTCACAGTAGTCCCCTCCTACGCTGTGTGCTGCCCCA GTTTTGACAAGATTGGTGAGTGTCCAGAGCCGCAACCTGGCAACGTCGGAGTCTGCGCAGACCAGTGTCAGGATGACAAACAATGTCCAAGTGACCTCAAGTGCTGCAAAAACCCTTGTAGTGCTCACACCTGCCAGACACCTGTACACAGTGTTCACTGTGAAAACACT ACATGCGGTGTTTGGCTATGTTTGTCAACAGACCCCGAGGGGACAGGAGTGTGTTTATGCAATAC GTGA
- the LOC112566380 gene encoding WAP four-disulfide core domain protein 2-like isoform X2 translates to MRVVVLLAVAVTMTYAQVPGTYRIICASTDCWGYSVCRKVLNTTSGEVVPICFDPMRYPPTGNEQVCSDGQPLWVITGTGDYSQASCGRVVNKTTCPSNYRCVTSPVDVYDVCCPNSDKIGECPETQPGEVGVCADLCQSDTNCPRDLKCCPNACGAHTCQTPVHSLTCEHTECGFGYVCQMTPKGPQCFYAIRDGKCPDLSASKLNLSCSSCRSDLDCPEFQKCCPGRHCRQCVPPEPSVTCANISCPKGQRCVMKEVICAKAPCFPLPTCV, encoded by the exons ATGAGAGTAGTCGTCCTTCTGGCTGTGGCG GTGACCATGACATATGCACAGGTCCCTGGGACATACAGAATCATATGTGCATCAACA GATTGTTGGGGATACTCCGTATGTCGTAAAGTGCTGAACACAACTTCCGGCGAAGTCGTTCCCATATGTTTTG ACCCCATGCGCTATCCACCAACGGGCAACGAGCAAGTATGTAGCGACGGTCAGCCATTGTGGGTCATCACGGGCACGGGAGACTACTCTCAGGCGTCGTGCGGGCGAGTGGTCAACAAGACCACGTGTCCCAGCAACTACAGGTGTGTCACTTCACCTGTCGACGTATACGATGTGTGCTGCCCCA ATTCTGACAAGATTGGTGAGTGTCCAGAGACGCAACCTGGCGAGGTCGGAGTCTGCGCAGACTTGTGTCAGTCAGACACAAACTGTCCACGTGACCTCAAGTGCTGCCCAAACGCTTGTGGTGCTCACACCTGCCAgacacctgtacacagtctTACCTGTGAACACACT GAATGCGGTTTTGGCTATGTTTGTCAAATGACCCCGAAGGGACCACAGTGTTTCTATGCAATAC GTGACGGAAAGTGCCCGGACTTGTCCGCGTCAAAGCTTAACTTATCTTGCTCTTCCTGTCGTTCTGACCTGGACTGCCCTGAATTCCAGAAATGTTGCCCTGGGAGACACTGTAGACAGTGCGTGCCTCCAGAACCGAGCGTGACGTGCGCGAATATT TCGTGCCCTAAGGGACAAAGGTGTGTCATGAAAGAAGTCATCTGCGCCAAAGCTCCGTGCTTCCCTCTTCCGACTTGTGTCTAG
- the LOC112566385 gene encoding keratin-associated protein 10-8-like, whose product MLLLVALCSVVLVQGFDTPQCIAKNCRSGTFCRHVVDATTGVQSPKCLKGGYCPQPQLWEAIRVKQCQRQCEEDTDCPGGQICCKDFLGCGRMCRDPLPEYTCDHLKCKDDEMCIMKENQCSRPVCFPTPTCIKSTCSPPCGTGLKCEMDVDPTCKKSSCQQVPRCLPKEPICSPPCAAGHSCVMKEPAGCPSPFCRKVPQCRAQCLAYPGGINQSNCIVSDSCSPTPGVGQAQCERGDVCCQTICGFRCLPPQTL is encoded by the exons ATGCTGCTTCTTGTTGCTCTGTGTTCAGTG GTTCTTGTTCAAGGCTTTGATACTCCTCAGTGCATTGCCAAG AACTGCCGTTCTGGAACTTTTTGTCGCCACGTGGTTGATGCGACAACTGGTGTACAGTCACCAAAATGTCTGA AGGGAGGCTACTGTCCCCAACCCCAGCTATGGGAGGCTATTCGCGTCAAGCAGTGTCAGAGGCAGTGTGAGGAGGACACTGACTGTCCAGGGGGACAAATCTGCTGCAAGGACTTTCTTGGCTGCGGAAGAATGTGCCGTGACCCTCTTCCTGAGTACACCTGTGATCAcctg AAATGTAAGGACGATGAGATGTGCATTATGAAAGAAAATCAGTGCTCCAGGCCAGTTTGCTTTCCGACGCCAACATGCATCAAGAGCA cttgCAGCCCC CCATGTGGAACAGGTCTCAAGTGTGAGATGGATGTTGATCCCACTTGCAAGAAGTCGTCCTGCCAGCAAGTACCTCGGTGTCTGCCCAAAG agcCAATATGCTCTCCG CCCTGTGCCGCCGGCCACTCGTGTGTGATGAAGGAACCAGCGGGCTGTCCCTCCCCCTTCTGTCGCAAGGTGCCGCAGTGCCGAG CCCAGTGCCTTGCCTACCCTGGGGGCATCAACCAGAGCAACTGCATCGTGTCCGACTCTTGCTCCCCGACCCCGGGGGTGGGACAGGCTCAATGTGAGCGTGGTGATGTGTGTTGTCAGACCATCTGTGGTTTTCGGTGTCTTCCCCCACAGACACTGTGA
- the LOC112566380 gene encoding WAP four-disulfide core domain protein 2-like isoform X3, whose translation MRVVVLLAVAVTMTYAQVPGTYRIICASTDCWGYSVCRKVLNTTSGEVVPICFDPMRYPPTGNEQVCSDGQPLWVITGTGDYSQASCGRVVNKTTCPSNYRCVTSPVDVYDVCCPNSDKIGECPETQPGEVGVCADLCQSDTNCPRDLKCCPNACGAHTCQTPVHSLTCEHTECGFGYVCQMTPKGPQCFYAIRDGKCPDLSASKLNLSCSSCRSDLDCPEFQKCCPGRHCRQCVPPEPSVTCANISCPKGQRCVMKKVICAKAPCFPVPTCV comes from the exons ATGAGAGTAGTCGTCCTTCTGGCTGTGGCG GTGACCATGACATATGCACAGGTCCCTGGGACATACAGAATCATATGTGCATCAACA GATTGTTGGGGATACTCCGTATGTCGTAAAGTGCTGAACACAACTTCCGGCGAAGTCGTTCCCATATGTTTTG ACCCCATGCGCTATCCACCAACGGGCAACGAGCAAGTATGTAGCGACGGTCAGCCATTGTGGGTCATCACGGGCACGGGAGACTACTCTCAGGCGTCGTGCGGGCGAGTGGTCAACAAGACCACGTGTCCCAGCAACTACAGGTGTGTCACTTCACCTGTCGACGTATACGATGTGTGCTGCCCCA ATTCTGACAAGATTGGTGAGTGTCCAGAGACGCAACCTGGCGAGGTCGGAGTCTGCGCAGACTTGTGTCAGTCAGACACAAACTGTCCACGTGACCTCAAGTGCTGCCCAAACGCTTGTGGTGCTCACACCTGCCAgacacctgtacacagtctTACCTGTGAACACACT GAATGCGGTTTTGGCTATGTTTGTCAAATGACCCCGAAGGGACCACAGTGTTTCTATGCAATAC GTGACGGAAAGTGCCCGGACTTGTCCGCGTCAAAGCTTAACTTATCTTGCTCTTCCTGTCGTTCTGACCTGGACTGCCCTGAATTCCAGAAATGTTGCCCTGGGAGACACTGTAGACAGTGCGTGCCTCCAGAACCGAGCGTGACGTGCGCGAATATT